The proteins below come from a single Cricetulus griseus strain 17A/GY chromosome 6, alternate assembly CriGri-PICRH-1.0, whole genome shotgun sequence genomic window:
- the Dab2ip gene encoding disabled homolog 2-interacting protein isoform X6 — protein sequence MPRLKESRSHESLLSPSSAVEALDLSMEEEVIIKPVHSSILGQDYCFEVTTSSGSKCFSCRSAAERDKWMENLRRAVHPNKDNSRRVEHILKLWVIEAKDLPAKKKYLCELCLDDVLYARTTGKLKTDNVFWGEHFEFHNLPPLRTVTVHLYRETDKKKKKERNSYLGLVSLPAASVAGRQFVEKWYPVVTPNPKGGKGPGPMIRIKARYQTITILPMEMYKEFAEHITNHYLGLCAALEPILSAKTKEEMASALVHILQSTGKVKDFLTDLMMSEVDRCGDNEHLIFRENTLATKAIEEYLKLVGQKYLQDALGEFIKALYESDENCEVDPSKCSAADLPEHQGNLKMCCELAFCKIINSYCVFPRELKEVFASWRQECSSRGRPDISERLISASLFLRFLCPAIMSPSLFNLLQEYPDDRTARTLTLIAKVTQNLANFAKFGSKEEYMSFMNQFLEHEWTNMQRFLLEISNPETLSNTAGFEGYIDLGRELSSLHSLLWEAVSQLEQSIVSKLGPLPRILRDVHTALSTPGSGQLPGTSDLASTPGSGSSSISAGLQKMVIENDLSGLIDFTRLPSPTPENKDLFFVTRSSGVQPSPARSSSYSEANEPDLQMANGSKSLSMVDLQDARTLDGEAGSPVGPDALPADGQVPATQLVTGWPARAAPVSLAGLATVRRAVPTPTTPGTSEGAPGRPQLLAPLSFQNPVYQMAAGLPLSPRGLGDSGSEGHSSLSSHSNSEELAAAAKLGSFSTTAEELVRRPGELARRQMSLTEKGGQPTVPRQNSAGPQRRIDQPPPPPPPPPPAPRGRTPPTLLSTLQYPRPSSGTLASASPDWAGPGTRLRQQSSSSKGDSPELKPRAVHKQGPSPVSPNALDRTAAWLLTMNAQLLEDEGLGPDPPHRDRLRSKEELSQAEKDLAVLQDKLRISTKKLEEYETLFKCQEETTQKLVLEYQARLEEGEERLRRQQEDKDIQMKGIISRLMSVEEELKKDHAEMQAAVDSKQKIIDAQEKRIASLDAANARLMSALTQLKERYSMQARNGVSPTNPTKLQITENGEFRNSSNC from the exons ATGCCAAGGCTGAAGGAGTCTCGATCACACGAGTCCCTGCTCAGCCCCAGCAGTGCAGTAGAGGCCCTGGACCTCAGCATGGAGGAGGAAGTGATCATCAAACCTGTTCACAGCAGCATCCTGGGACAGGACTACTGCTTTGAG GTGACAACATCATCAGGGAGCAAATGCTTCTCCTGCCGGTCAGCAGCTGAGCGCGATAAGTGGATGGAGAACCTGCGGCGAGCAGTGCACCCCAACAAG GACAATAGCCGGCGTGTGGAACACATCCTGAAGCTGTGGGTGATTGAGGCCAAGGATCTGCCGGCCAAGAAGAAATATCTGTGTGAGCTCTGCCTGGATGATGTACTGTACGCCCGCACTACGGGCAAGCTCAAGACGGACAATGTCTTCTGGGGAGAGCACTTTGAGTTCCACAACCTGCCACCACTGCGCACAGTCACTGTCCACCTGTACCGGGAGACtgacaagaagaagaaaaaggaacgCAACAGCTACCTGGGCCTGGTGAGCCTACCTGCCGCCTCTGTGGCTGGGCGCCAGTTCGTGGAGAAATGGTACCCGGTGGTGACACCCAATCCCAAGGGTGGCAAAGGCCCTGGGCCCATGATCCGAATCAAGGCACGCTACCAGACCATCACCATCTTGCCCATGGAGATGTACAAAGAATTTGCCGAGCACATCACTAACCACTACTTGGGGCTGTGTGCAGCCCTTGAACCCATCCTCAGTGCCAAGACCAAGGAGGAGATGGCATCAGCTCTGGTGCACATCCTGCAGAGCACAGGCAAGGTCAAG GACTTTCTAACAGACCTGATGATGTCAGAGGTGGACCGCTGTGGGGACAATGAGCACCTCATCTTCCGGGAGAACACATTGGCCACCAAAGCCATTGAGGAATACCTCAAACTTGTGGGCCAGAAATACCTGCAGGACGCACTAG GTGAGTTCATCAAAGCCCTGTACGAGTCAGATGAAAATTGTGAAGTGGACCCAAGCAAGTGCTCAGCTGCTGACCTCCCGGAGCACCAGGGCAACCTCAAGATGTGCTGTGAGCTGGCCTTCTGCAAGATCATCAATTCCTACTG TGTCTTCCCACGGGAGCTTAAAGAAGTGTTCGCCTCCTGGCGGCAGGAGTGTAGCAGCCGTGGCCGGCCAGATATCAGTGAGCGGCTCATCAGTGCCTCCCTTTTCCTGCGCTTCCTCTGCCCTGCCATCATGTCGCCCTCACTCTTCAATCTGCTCCAGGAGTACCCTGATGACCGCACAGCTCGCACACTCACGCTCATCGCCAAAGTCACCCAGAACCTGGCCAACTTTGCCAA gtttggcagcaaggaAGAGTACATGTCGTTCATGAACCAGTTCCTGGAGCACGAGTGGACTAACATGCAGCGCTTCCTGCTGGAGATCTCCAACCCTGAGACCCTCTCCAACACAGCGGGCTTCGAGGGCTACATAGACCTGGGCCGGGAGCTCTCCAGCCTGCACTCCCTACTCTGGGAGGCTGTCAGCCAGCTTGAGCAG AGCATTGTGTCCAAACTGGGACCCCTGCCTCGTATCCTAAGGGATGTTCACACAGCACTGAGCACTCCAGGCAGTGGGCAGCTTCCTGGCACCAGTGACCTGGCCTCCACACCAGGCTCTGGCAGCAGCAGCATCTCAGCCGGGCTGCAGAAGATGGTGATTGAGAACGATCTCTCTGG TCTGATAGATTTCACCCGGTTACCGTCTCCAACCCCCGAAAACAAGGACTTGTTTTTTGTCACAAGGTCCTCCGGGGTCCAGCCCTCACCTGCCCGCAGCTCAAGCTACTCAGAAGCCAATGAACCTGACCTGCAGATGGCCAACGGCAGCAAGAGCCTGTCCATGGTGGACCTCCAGGACGCCCGCACACTGGATGGGGAGGCAGGTTCCCCGGTGGGCCCTGATGCTCTTCCTGCTGATGGGCAGGTCCCTGCAACTCAGCTGGTGACTGGGTGGCCAGCCCGGGCAGCCCCAGTGAGCCTAGCAGGGTTGGCCACAGTGCGGCGGGCAGTGCCAACACCAACCACACCAGGCACCTCTGAGGGTGCACCAGGCCGGCCTCAGTTGTTGGCCCCACTCTCCTTCCAGAACCCTGTCTACCAGATGGCGGCTGGCCTGCCGCTGTCGCCCCGTGGCCTTGGTGACTCAGGATCTGAGGGCCACAGCTCCCTGAGCTCTCACAGCAATAGTGAAGAGTTGGCAGCTGCTGCCAAACTGGGAAGTTTCAGCACTACTGCCGAAGAGCTGGTGAGGCGGCCCGGTGAGCTGGCACGGCGGCAGATGTCACTAACTGAGAAGGGTGGGCAGCCCACAGTGCCAAGGCAAAACAGTGCTGGTCCCCAGCGAAGGATTGACCAgccaccgccgccgccgccaccaccacctcctgcccCCCGGGGCAGAACACCCCCTACATTGCTGAGTACCCTACAGTACCCACGACCCTCAAGTGGAACCCTGGCATCAGCATCACCTGACTGGGCCGGCCCTGGCACCCGGCTGCGGCAACAGTCTTCCTCCTCCAAGGGAGACAGCCCAGAGCTGAAGCCCCGTGCTGTACACAAGCAG GGCCCTTCACCTGTGAGCCCCAATGCCCTGGACCGCACAGCCGCTTGGCTCTTGACCATGAACGCGCAGTTGTTAGAAGACGAGGGCCTGGGCCCAGATCCCCCCCACAGGGATAGGCTAAGGAGTAAGGAGGAGCTCAGCCAAGCAGAAAAG GACCTGGCAGTGCTGCAAGACAAACTGAGGATCTCCACCAAGAAGCTGGAGGAATACGAGACCCTGTTCAAGTGCCAGGAGGAGACGACGCAGAAGCTGGTTCTGGAGTACCAGGCAAGGCTGGAAGAAGGTGAGGAGCGACTGCGGAGGCAGCAGGAGGACAAGGACATCCAGATGAAAGGCATCATCAGCAG GTTGATGTCTGTGGAAGAGGAACTGAAGAAGGACCACGCTGAGATGCAAGCAGCTGTAGACTCCAAACAGAAGATCATTGATGCCCAG GAAAAGCGCATCGCCTCACTGGATGCTGCCAACGCCCGCCTCATGAGTGCCCTCACGCAGCTGAAAGAGAGGTACAGCATGCAAGCCCGTAACGGCGtctcccccaccaaccccaccaaATTGCAGATTACTGAGAACGGCGAGTTCAGAAACAGCAGCAATTGTTAA